Proteins from a genomic interval of Callospermophilus lateralis isolate mCalLat2 chromosome 1, mCalLat2.hap1, whole genome shotgun sequence:
- the Ano8 gene encoding anoctamin-8 isoform X4, giving the protein MYFAWLGFYTSAMVYPAVFGSVLYTFTEADQTSRDVSCVVFALFNVIWSTLFLEEWKRRGAELAYKWGTLDSPGEAVEEPRPQFRGVRRISPVTRAEEFYYPPWKRLLFQLLVSLPLCLACLACVFLLMLGCFQLQELVLSVKGLPRLARFLPKVVLALLVSVSAEGYKKLAIWLNDMENYRLESAYEKHLIIKVVLFQFVNSYLSLFYIGFYLKDMERLKELLLVLSLSQSLERQLRAVLVPLVALRFRLLLLSLRGLLLSARAKMLATLLITRQFLQNVREVLQPHLYRRLGRGELGLRAIWELVRALLGLFSLRRPVPRRLEAQADEGSGSGSGGGRRCLSGGCGAPEEEEEATVERRPAGEGGEVRDGPRGGKEEAEEEEEEEEEEEEDDDEGEEGGLLDCGLRLKKVSFAERGAGRRRPGPNPEALLEEGSPTMVEKGLEPGVFTLAEEDDEPEGPPGSPEREPPTILLRRAGGEGRDQGPDGGPDPEPGSGDSAGRHKRQNRSSWIDPPEEEPSAQLTQAELESCMRKYEDTFQDYQEMFVQFGYVVLFSSAFPLAALCALVNNLIEIRSDAFKLCTGLQRPFGQRVESIGQWQKVMEAMGVLAILVNCYLIGQCGQLQRLFPWLSPEAAIVSVVVLEHFALLLKYLIHVAIPDIPGWVAEEMAKLEYQRREAFKRHERQAQHRYQQQQRRRREEEERQRHAEHHARRERDTSGREEARAEGAGLDPAASEKTSAKAKGGGAGSHGPERPKRPGSLLAPNNVMKLKQIIPLQGKFLSSGATSSLASTGTGPATRQPSAQSPTGSDTRLPAFLSFKFLKSPETRRDPERSHSPPKAFHAGKLFPFGGTRAETGSNGAGGQARQDGTPSGGSGRAQRSGPVDEASAEELEAPRPEEEGSGTALALAGAPALRTRRSRSPAPPPPIPLSRPPTPPAGCWQWDGPWGCGGEGAAPRQAPPAAECPPCALPGPPPALQPLPGDASFYSLPPPPLPLTSEPPGDPAPSPSPSPSPQAVCWPSGWH; this is encoded by the exons ATGTACTTTGCCTGGCTGGGCTTCTACACGTCAGCAATGGTGTACCCCGCTGTCTTTGGCTCTGTCCTATACACATTCACGGAGGCTGATCAG ACAAGCCGGGATGTGTCCTGCGTGGTCTTTGCGCTCTTCAACGTGATCTGGTCAACACTGTTCTTAGAGGAGTGGAAACGGAGGGGGGCAGAGCTGGCCTACAAGTGGGGAACACTGGATTCACCTGGGGAAGCTGTGGAGGAGCCACGTCCCCAGTTCAGG GGTGTGCGCCGCATCAGCCCTGTGACCCGCGCTGAGGAGTTCTACTACCCGCCGTGGAAGCGGCTGCTCTTCCAGCTGCTCGTGAGCCTGCCACTGTGCTTGGCCTGCCTGGCCTGCGTCTTCTTGCTCATGCTGGGATGCTTCCAGCTGCAG GAGCTGGTGCTGAGTGTGAAGGGGCTGCCCCGTCTCGCCCGCTTCCTGCCCAAGGTTGTACTGGCCCTGCTGGTCAGTGTGAGCGCCGAGGGCTACAAGAAACTGGCCATCTGGCTCAACGACATGG AGAACTACCGGCTAGAGAGCGCCTACGAGAAGCACCTCATCATCAAGGTCGTCCTG TTCCAGTTTGTCAACTCGTACCTGAGCCTCTTCTACATCGGCTTCTACCTCAAGGACATGGAGCGCCTCAAAGAG CTCCTGCTCGTCCTGTCCCTGTCCCAGAGCCTTGAGCGGCAGCTGCGGGCAGTGCTGGTCCCGCTCGTGGCCCTGCGGTTCCGCctgctcctcctctccctccgggGCCTTCTGCTCTCGGCCCGGGCCAAA ATGCTGGCCACGCTGCTGATCACCCGCCAGTTCCTCCAGAATGTGCGTGAGGTCCTGCAGCCACACCTGTACCGCAGGCTGGGTCGTGGCGAGCTCGGTCTGCGGGCCATCTGGGAGCTGGTCCGAGCCCTGCTCGGCCTGTTCAGCCTCAGGCGCCCTGTGCCTCGCCGCCTCGAAGCCCAGGCCGACGAGGGCAGTGGCAGCGGCAGTGGGGGGGGCCGCAGGTGTCTCAGTGGGGGCTGCGGGGcacctgaggaggaggaagaggccaCAGTGGAGCGGAGACCAGCCGGGGAAGGTGGGGAGGTCAGGGACGGGCCCCGGGGGGGCAAGGAGGaggcagaagaggaggaggaagaggaggaagaagaggaggaggacgaTGACGAGGGCGAGGAAGGTGGCCTCCTGGATTGTGGGCTCCGCCTGAAGAAGGTCAGCTTTGCTGAGCGCGGGGCGGGGCGGCGCCGGCCTGGCCCAAACCCAGAGGCCCTCTTGGAGGAGGGAAGCCCCACCATGGTGGAGAAGGGGCTGGAGCCGGGCGTGTTCACACTGGCCGAGGAAGATGACGAGCCAGAGGGTCCTCCTGGCAGCCCTGAGCGAGAGCCGCCAACCATCCTGCTCCGTCGGGCCGGGGGCGAGGGCCGGGACCAAGGGCCTGATGGAGGCCCAGACCCAGAGCCTGGCTCTGGGGACTCTGCCGGGAGGCACAAGAGGCAGAACCGGTCATCTTGGATCGACCCACCTGAGGAGGAGCCCTCGGCCCAGTTGACCCAGGCAGAGCTGGAGAGCTGCATGAGGAAGTACGAG GACACCTTCCAGGACTACCAGGAGATGTTCGTGCAGTTCGGCTACGTCGTGCTCTTCTCGTCCGCCTTCCCGCTGGCCGCGCTCTGCGCCCTGGTCAACAACCTCATCGAGATCCGCAGTGACGCCTTCAAACTGTGCACGGGCCTGCAGCGGCCTTTCGGCCAGCGCGTCGAGAGCATCGGCCAGTGGCAG AAGGTCATGGAGGCCATGGGTGTGCTGGCGATCCTGGTGAACTGCTACCTCATCGGCCAGTGCGGGCAGCTGCAGCGCCTCTTCCCTTGGCTGAGCCCGGAAGcagccattgtgtccgtggtggtGCTCGAG CACTTCGCTCTGCTCCTCAAGTACCTCATCCATGTGGCCATCCCCGACATCCCAGGCTGGGTGGCCGAGGAGATGGCCAAGCTCGAGTATCAGCGACGAGAGGCCTTCAAG AGACACGAGCGCCAGGCCCAGCACCGCTaccagcagcagcagcggcggcggcgggagGAGGAGGAGCGCCAGCGCCACGCAGAGCACCATGCCCGCAGGGAGCGTGACACCAGTGGCCGGGAGGAGGCCAGGgctgagggcgctgggctggaccCCGCCGCCTCCGAGAAGACCTCTGCCAAAGCCAAGGGTGGCGGAGCGGGCAGCCATGGGCCTGAGCGGCCCAAGCGCCCGGGGTCCCTGCTGGCACCCAACAATGTCATGAAGCTAAAGCAGATCATCCCGCTACAGGGCAAGTTCCTGTCATCAGGGGCCACGTCCTCGCTGGCCAGCACAGGGACTGGCCCTGCCACTCGGCAGCCCTCTGCCCAGTCACCCACCGGCAGTGACACCCGCCTACCGGCCTTCCTCAGCTTCAAGTTCCTCAAGTCGCCCGAGACCCGAAGGGATCCGGAGCGCAGCCACTCGCCACCCAAGGCCTTCCACGCCGGCAAGCTCTTCCCTTTTGGCGGGACCCGGGCTGAGACCGGGTCCAACGGGGCGGGCGGGCAGGCCCGACAGGACGGGACCCCCAGCGGTGGCAGCGGCCGGGCCCAGAGGAGTGGGCCAGTGGACGAGGCCTCAGCTGAGGAGCTGGAAGCCCCCCGGCCTGAAGAGGAAGGCTCAG GGACAGCGTTGGCCCTCGCGGGCGCCCCTGCCCTCCGCACCCGCCGCAGCCGGAGCCCCGCGCCGCCGCCGCCAATACCGCTGTCCCGGCCCCCGACGCCACCCGCCGGCTGCTGGCAGTGGGACGGGCCTTGGGGCTGCGGGGGCGAGGGCGCCGCTCCCCGCCAGGCCCCGCCCGCCGCTGAGTGCCCTCCCTGTGCCCTCCCGGGCCCCCCTCCAGCCCTGCAGCCGCTGCCGGGGGACGCCAGCTTCTACAGCCTCCCGCCCCCACCGCTGCCGCTCACCTCCGAGCCCCCGGGGGACCCCGCGCCctcgcccagccccagccccagcccccaggccGTGTGCTGGCCCAGCGGCTGGCACTAG